A region of Streptomyces halobius DNA encodes the following proteins:
- a CDS encoding terminase: MNETHHWISSNGGHEMAMTIAGNVGKSRGGGARTMEITNAPLPGEDSVAEQTWHAWSKWSEGKSRDSGMYYDSVESPPVDLADPDQLRAGILAARGDADWLDVEWIVSTIYSGHMPCSRSQRMFLNQLVTAEDQLISPEDWDECAVDDRLEDGDAVTLGFDGGRTDDATALVAMRVRDRLIIPLGVWERPDGPAGDGWEVDRQVVDGAVRNAMERYDVQAFHADVALWESYVDAWSEDYRDRLVIKASPQSAVGRDMRGGLQELTLANERLVSAVENGQVRHLGETIPLGRTLRRHVLNTRRRPNRYGLSFGKANRESAHKIDAYAATLLADLARHRLIESGKTRPSERSGAVYFF, encoded by the coding sequence ATGAACGAGACCCATCACTGGATCTCGTCCAACGGCGGCCACGAAATGGCCATGACCATCGCGGGCAACGTCGGCAAGAGCCGTGGCGGTGGCGCCCGAACCATGGAGATCACGAACGCTCCCCTTCCCGGGGAGGACTCCGTGGCGGAGCAGACATGGCATGCCTGGAGCAAGTGGTCAGAGGGCAAGTCCCGGGACTCCGGTATGTATTACGACAGCGTGGAGTCACCGCCCGTGGACCTGGCGGACCCGGACCAACTCCGGGCCGGCATCCTCGCGGCGCGGGGTGACGCGGACTGGCTGGACGTGGAGTGGATCGTCTCCACCATCTACTCCGGCCACATGCCGTGTTCGCGGTCGCAGCGGATGTTCCTGAACCAGTTGGTCACGGCAGAGGACCAGTTGATCAGCCCGGAGGACTGGGACGAGTGCGCCGTGGATGACCGCTTGGAGGACGGCGACGCCGTGACCCTCGGGTTCGATGGCGGGCGGACCGACGACGCGACGGCCCTGGTGGCCATGCGCGTGCGGGATCGCCTGATCATTCCCCTGGGCGTGTGGGAGCGGCCCGACGGCCCGGCCGGTGATGGTTGGGAGGTTGACCGTCAGGTCGTGGACGGCGCGGTTCGGAACGCTATGGAGCGGTACGACGTTCAGGCGTTTCACGCGGATGTGGCGCTCTGGGAGAGCTACGTCGACGCGTGGTCGGAGGACTACCGGGACCGCCTGGTGATCAAGGCGTCTCCGCAATCTGCGGTAGGTCGGGACATGCGCGGCGGCCTCCAGGAACTGACCTTGGCCAATGAGCGGCTGGTGTCGGCCGTGGAGAACGGCCAGGTGCGACACCTTGGAGAAACGATTCCCCTGGGGCGCACGCTGCGGCGGCACGTGCTGAACACCAGGCGTCGGCCGAACCGTTACGGTCTGTCCTTCGGCAAGGCCAACCGGGAGTCCGCCCACAAGATCGACGCGTACGCGGCCACGCTGCTGGCCGACCTGGCGAGACACCGACTCATCGAATCCGGCAAGACACGGCCCTCCGAACGCTCGGGGGCCGTGTACTTCTTCTGA
- a CDS encoding phage portal protein — MTDTTVSPTKRAEIGFSRLRADRERLDRIDRYMCGEHDGPYIPRSATEEYKLLAKRAISNWLPLLVKTPSQAMAVDGYRRSAGPNGDAPEETPAEWRAWQDNRMDARQTPVHRAALTYGQAFATVLRDPANPARPVIRGVSPRLLYASYEDPAADALPLWALQVETVPDAEGVEARAWLYDATHVYDLLVGGKGGPKMLASRPHGMGVCPVVRFAPDIDLEGRVTGVVEPMIPIQDRVNQTVFDLLVSQTFGSFKVRTISGLAPEFRRDPETGEILYDANGRPQVIPIQADASRFLVAPDADTKFSQLDETPLSGFLDAIELGTKHMAALSQTPPHYLLGAMVNLSAEALAAAESALSRAVDEYKHSMGESWELVLFLCATVVGAEPDPRAEVLWKDAESRSLAQTVDALGKAVTMLNVPARAMWSRIPGVTARDVEEWAQIQEADDPGLRMADAMASAVAPAPHTERLAGGDVE; from the coding sequence ATGACCGACACCACCGTCTCCCCGACGAAGCGAGCGGAGATCGGGTTCTCCCGGCTCCGTGCGGACCGTGAGCGGCTGGACCGAATAGACCGGTACATGTGTGGCGAGCACGACGGGCCCTACATCCCCCGAAGTGCCACGGAGGAATACAAGCTCCTGGCCAAGCGGGCCATTTCCAATTGGCTGCCGCTCCTGGTCAAGACACCGTCCCAAGCTATGGCCGTGGACGGCTACCGCCGGAGCGCCGGCCCAAACGGGGACGCCCCGGAAGAGACTCCGGCGGAGTGGCGGGCCTGGCAGGACAACCGCATGGATGCCCGCCAGACCCCGGTCCACCGGGCAGCGCTCACCTACGGCCAGGCGTTCGCCACGGTCCTACGCGACCCGGCGAACCCGGCCCGACCGGTCATCCGGGGCGTGTCCCCGCGTCTGCTGTACGCCTCGTACGAGGACCCGGCGGCCGACGCGCTCCCGCTGTGGGCACTCCAGGTGGAGACCGTCCCCGACGCGGAGGGCGTGGAGGCGCGGGCGTGGCTGTATGACGCCACCCACGTCTATGACCTCCTGGTGGGCGGGAAGGGCGGCCCGAAGATGCTGGCGTCCCGTCCGCACGGCATGGGCGTGTGCCCGGTCGTGCGGTTCGCGCCGGACATCGACCTGGAGGGCCGGGTCACGGGCGTTGTAGAGCCCATGATCCCGATCCAGGACCGGGTCAATCAAACGGTGTTTGACCTGCTGGTAAGCCAGACCTTCGGGTCGTTCAAGGTCCGGACGATCTCCGGTCTGGCGCCGGAGTTCCGGCGTGATCCCGAGACCGGGGAGATCCTGTACGACGCCAACGGGCGTCCCCAGGTGATCCCGATTCAGGCGGACGCGAGCCGGTTCCTGGTGGCGCCCGACGCGGACACCAAGTTCTCTCAGCTAGACGAAACTCCGCTGTCGGGGTTCTTGGACGCTATCGAGCTGGGGACCAAGCACATGGCCGCGCTCTCCCAGACCCCGCCCCATTACCTGTTGGGGGCCATGGTCAATCTGAGCGCGGAGGCTCTGGCGGCTGCTGAGTCGGCCTTGTCCCGTGCGGTGGATGAGTACAAGCACTCCATGGGGGAGTCTTGGGAACTGGTCCTGTTCCTGTGCGCCACGGTGGTGGGCGCGGAGCCGGACCCCCGGGCTGAAGTCCTCTGGAAGGACGCGGAAAGCCGCTCGCTGGCCCAGACGGTGGACGCGCTGGGCAAGGCCGTGACCATGCTCAACGTTCCGGCCCGCGCGATGTGGTCGCGCATCCCCGGGGTGACGGCTCGGGATGTGGAGGAGTGGGCGCAGATCCAGGAAGCGGACGACCCGGGCCTACGCATGGCGGACGCGATGGCATCCGCCGTGGCCCCGGCGCCGCACACGGAGCGTTTGGCCGGCGGTGACGTTGAGTAG
- a CDS encoding phage tail termination protein translates to MRPVLPDVDALVVDALREGLSGATVRVAWPDDWADRLPLIVARRVPGGSSNPLGIDVALIDVQAAATDRREASRLARVARVVLADACRGQCRGTDGYLSRFADVSGPAEIRTGEPTAGPDLFRFQATYRVTARPI, encoded by the coding sequence ATGAGGCCGGTACTCCCCGACGTGGACGCCCTGGTGGTCGACGCCCTCCGCGAGGGCCTGAGTGGCGCCACGGTCCGTGTGGCCTGGCCCGATGACTGGGCCGACCGACTCCCGCTGATCGTGGCCCGCCGGGTGCCGGGAGGCTCCTCCAACCCGCTCGGCATCGACGTGGCGCTGATCGACGTACAGGCAGCGGCCACGGACCGGCGGGAAGCGTCCCGACTGGCCCGCGTTGCGCGCGTGGTCCTGGCCGACGCGTGCCGGGGACAGTGCCGGGGCACCGACGGCTACTTGAGCCGCTTTGCAGACGTGAGCGGTCCGGCGGAGATCCGGACCGGCGAACCGACGGCCGGACCGGACCTCTTCCGGTTCCAGGCCACGTACCGCGTGACCGCGCGGCCCATCTGA
- a CDS encoding cold-shock protein, whose amino-acid sequence MPEGTVKSYNQDEGHGYIDPGDGSEIFVHYSAIMSSGYRTLNEGQKVTFDVARGPNGVQAMNVRVA is encoded by the coding sequence ATGCCTGAAGGCACCGTAAAGTCCTATAACCAGGATGAGGGGCACGGGTACATCGACCCCGGCGACGGATCGGAAATCTTCGTCCACTACAGCGCAATCATGTCGAGCGGCTACCGAACCCTGAATGAAGGCCAGAAGGTCACATTTGATGTCGCGCGAGGCCCGAATGGCGTGCAAGCGATGAATGTTCGTGTCGCCTGA
- a CDS encoding DUF5403 family protein, protein MAEVKPHLDSIVAHLPGVRDAVADELEDRADRVRAVVEAHRHTGALASGMTVRTNRTDSTVTLEDPAVFAINYGHVAPNGRWVPGIHAIEAGL, encoded by the coding sequence GTGGCAGAGGTGAAGCCCCACCTGGACAGCATCGTGGCGCACCTGCCCGGCGTCCGGGACGCCGTGGCGGATGAGCTGGAGGACCGGGCGGACCGGGTGCGGGCGGTCGTCGAAGCGCACCGCCACACCGGGGCCCTTGCCTCCGGCATGACCGTCCGCACGAACCGCACAGACTCCACGGTGACCTTGGAGGACCCGGCGGTGTTCGCGATCAACTACGGCCACGTGGCGCCCAACGGGCGTTGGGTGCCGGGTATCCACGCGATAGAGGCGGGCCTATGA
- a CDS encoding P22 phage major capsid protein family protein: MANSFLKSEKIAATALGLLEREMVLSRLVWTNGGFDFTGAKNDTVTIRIPATITAREYEWRNDRSSDIVLDELAEDYTTVQLNKDIYSAIAVTDEELTLDIRDFGSQVLQPQVNAVAKAIDTGVASMIESANYTNTVTVDETDPWLGIVDARATLNKANVPTEGRTILMGADVETALLKSGRINDVSKSGSDSALRSATLGRLAGFDLVVSNAINPRAAYAFIPSAFVLATRAPAIPAGVTSGSSQSYNGLSMRWVRDYDAAKLRDRSILNVYAGYNVMTDKVGSAKKLVRAVRLDMPTPPKPPADK, from the coding sequence ATGGCTAACAGCTTTCTGAAGTCCGAGAAGATCGCGGCTACGGCCCTTGGTCTTCTTGAGCGGGAAATGGTTCTGTCGCGTCTGGTGTGGACGAACGGCGGGTTCGACTTCACCGGCGCCAAGAACGACACGGTCACGATTCGGATTCCGGCGACCATCACAGCCCGCGAATACGAGTGGCGCAACGACCGCAGCTCGGACATCGTCCTGGACGAGCTGGCGGAGGACTACACCACGGTCCAGCTCAACAAGGACATCTATTCGGCGATCGCGGTCACCGATGAGGAACTAACGCTGGACATCCGGGACTTCGGTTCCCAGGTTCTCCAGCCCCAGGTCAACGCCGTGGCCAAGGCGATTGACACAGGCGTGGCGTCGATGATCGAGAGCGCCAACTACACCAACACCGTCACCGTGGACGAGACGGACCCGTGGCTGGGCATCGTGGACGCCCGCGCCACGCTCAACAAGGCAAACGTCCCCACCGAGGGCCGCACAATCCTGATGGGCGCGGACGTGGAAACCGCCCTGCTGAAGTCCGGCCGCATCAACGACGTGTCCAAGTCCGGCTCGGACTCGGCCCTCCGCTCGGCGACCCTGGGCCGGCTGGCCGGGTTCGACCTGGTGGTATCCAACGCCATCAACCCGCGCGCCGCATACGCGTTCATCCCGTCCGCCTTCGTGCTGGCTACCCGCGCCCCGGCCATTCCGGCCGGTGTCACCAGCGGATCCAGCCAGTCCTACAACGGCCTGTCCATGCGCTGGGTGCGCGACTACGACGCGGCCAAGCTGCGGGACCGCTCCATCCTGAACGTCTACGCCGGATACAACGTCATGACGGACAAGGTCGGCAGCGCTAAGAAGCTGGTCCGCGCGGTCCGCCTGGACATGCCGACCCCACCGAAGCCCCCGGCCGACAAGTAG
- a CDS encoding phage terminase small subunit — protein MPGPVPKRSDRRRRRNKSDGPDLVKASGGTAPEPPPAAEDWHPIAADWYASLAESGQSQFYEASDWATAYYVAEAMNRNLISGRFSAQLFQSVMSAMTDLLTTEGARRRARVELEREAGGEDPAEAARVTLMETYRRAAADK, from the coding sequence ATGCCGGGCCCCGTCCCGAAGCGCAGCGATCGGCGCCGCAGGCGTAACAAGAGCGACGGCCCCGACTTGGTGAAGGCCTCTGGCGGCACGGCCCCTGAGCCCCCGCCGGCTGCTGAGGACTGGCACCCGATCGCAGCCGACTGGTACGCGTCGCTCGCCGAGTCCGGTCAATCGCAGTTCTACGAGGCCAGCGACTGGGCGACGGCGTACTACGTCGCTGAGGCCATGAACCGGAATCTCATCTCCGGCCGCTTCTCCGCCCAGTTGTTCCAGAGCGTCATGTCCGCGATGACGGACCTTCTGACCACGGAGGGCGCCCGGCGACGGGCGCGCGTGGAGCTGGAGCGGGAGGCCGGCGGGGAGGACCCGGCGGAAGCGGCGCGGGTGACGCTCATGGAGACGTACCGGAGAGCCGCAGCAGACAAGTAA
- a CDS encoding VG15 protein, which yields MNPQSLAKSGAAWLAWMLALIRGERRRSRDQAAAFYRLYRALETGHTLPRLSGEHVGETTTLGELREDWAAQTDTIRTPEPDDSEEIRLDGFDWPEEPVEAHDRAAVASLVSQGPAKLRQGVAQAATEQTRGRLDDAGFLQELEDAVDTAGRTSAGAADREALRAGRDLIDQASKRDRRAVGWARVTDGNPCAFCAMLASRGAIYSSQATAAGGGRRKPRGSADGRVRANRRPPVSREDLTRYHYGCHCQTVPVFSRNDFMTPDARRFDREWREVTRGKAGAEARAAWRRHIESSH from the coding sequence GTGAATCCCCAATCCCTGGCGAAGTCGGGGGCCGCGTGGCTGGCCTGGATGCTGGCGCTGATCCGTGGTGAACGGCGGCGCTCCCGCGACCAGGCGGCGGCGTTCTACCGCCTCTACCGGGCCCTGGAGACCGGCCACACCCTCCCGCGCCTGTCCGGGGAGCACGTGGGCGAGACCACGACCCTCGGGGAGCTGCGGGAGGACTGGGCGGCGCAGACGGACACGATCCGTACGCCGGAGCCGGACGACAGCGAGGAAATCCGGCTGGACGGGTTCGACTGGCCGGAGGAGCCCGTGGAGGCCCACGACCGCGCGGCCGTGGCGTCCCTGGTCTCCCAAGGACCGGCCAAGCTGCGCCAGGGCGTGGCCCAGGCGGCCACCGAGCAGACGCGCGGCAGGCTGGATGATGCCGGGTTCCTCCAGGAGCTGGAGGACGCTGTGGACACCGCCGGGCGAACGTCCGCCGGTGCGGCTGACCGGGAGGCCCTGCGGGCCGGCCGGGACCTGATCGACCAGGCGTCGAAACGGGACCGGCGGGCCGTGGGCTGGGCCCGGGTGACCGACGGCAACCCGTGCGCGTTCTGCGCCATGTTGGCCAGTCGGGGCGCCATCTATTCGTCCCAAGCCACGGCAGCTGGCGGAGGGCGGAGGAAGCCTCGCGGATCGGCTGACGGGCGGGTCCGCGCGAACCGGCGGCCCCCGGTTTCCCGGGAAGACCTGACCCGGTACCACTACGGCTGTCATTGCCAGACGGTCCCGGTGTTCAGCAGGAACGACTTCATGACCCCCGACGCCCGGCGGTTCGACCGGGAATGGCGGGAGGTCACGCGCGGCAAGGCAGGCGCGGAGGCGCGAGCAGCCTGGCGACGCCACATCGAATCATCACATTGA
- a CDS encoding recombinase family protein: MDDDRKFCELRGWDVVLVAVDDGVSGSVRPADREGFGEILANLDKVDVVVARGVDRFSRVTAHFAELVEMLTSAGSTLADVQGQCDLTSPYGRFVTTIMVAFAEMERETIRSRILRSRVALRQQGRWLGGAAPYGFVIVPHPDGGKYLDVDPDEAPQVLEELIDRLIEGHHLTNEIERLNNSPHLSPMDYRRAKAGTWHPPMVRSDWTYAPLYELLRSPVLRGYRVEGKRKDRRVVRDADGEPIRVGPALVSDEKWFALQAALDANATNPRRPRRKATLLLHVAQCRLCEDPTLYYNSREYGYDLKRPKPESAPQTKRMDVYNCMAAKSKKLRETGPCPGVTVNAEKVEAMVEEWFLENFGGAEYMERVRVGGADHVAEIKELETDVEELSARTASLRGAALDAILSQLQGRSDRLAELKARPIEPERWEKRPTGQSVASKWGAGDTAERRLLLLEFGVQVTVDPAYGARTWRPERVTIAAAPDTLTLRAELEALADDAL; the protein is encoded by the coding sequence TTGGACGACGACCGCAAGTTCTGTGAATTGCGCGGCTGGGACGTGGTCCTCGTGGCCGTGGACGACGGGGTGTCCGGCTCCGTGCGACCCGCCGACAGAGAAGGTTTCGGGGAGATCCTGGCAAACCTAGACAAGGTGGACGTGGTCGTGGCGCGAGGAGTGGACCGCTTCTCACGTGTCACAGCTCACTTTGCGGAACTGGTGGAGATGCTGACCAGCGCTGGGTCCACCTTGGCGGACGTACAGGGCCAGTGTGACCTTACGTCACCTTATGGCCGCTTCGTCACGACGATCATGGTTGCTTTTGCCGAGATGGAGCGCGAGACCATCCGTTCCCGCATCCTGCGTTCGCGGGTAGCGCTCCGCCAGCAAGGCCGTTGGCTGGGGGGAGCCGCGCCGTATGGCTTTGTCATAGTGCCGCATCCCGACGGCGGTAAGTACTTGGATGTTGACCCTGACGAAGCCCCCCAGGTGCTCGAAGAGCTGATCGACCGGCTTATTGAAGGTCATCACCTCACCAACGAGATTGAACGGCTGAACAACAGTCCGCACCTGTCCCCGATGGACTACCGGCGGGCCAAGGCTGGCACGTGGCATCCGCCGATGGTCCGGTCGGATTGGACGTACGCCCCGCTGTACGAACTTCTACGGTCGCCGGTCCTTCGGGGTTACCGGGTGGAAGGCAAGCGGAAGGACCGGCGAGTGGTGCGCGACGCGGACGGTGAACCGATCCGCGTGGGGCCCGCACTTGTGAGCGATGAGAAGTGGTTCGCCCTGCAAGCCGCCTTGGACGCGAACGCGACCAACCCGAGGCGGCCCCGCCGCAAGGCAACGCTGTTGCTCCACGTCGCGCAATGTCGCCTGTGTGAAGACCCCACGCTGTACTACAACAGCCGGGAGTACGGCTACGACTTGAAACGGCCGAAGCCGGAGAGCGCCCCGCAGACGAAACGTATGGATGTTTACAACTGCATGGCCGCCAAATCCAAGAAGCTCCGGGAGACGGGTCCTTGTCCCGGCGTCACGGTCAATGCCGAAAAGGTGGAGGCCATGGTGGAAGAGTGGTTCCTGGAGAACTTCGGAGGAGCGGAGTACATGGAACGTGTCCGCGTAGGCGGGGCTGACCATGTAGCGGAGATCAAGGAGCTGGAGACGGATGTGGAGGAGCTGAGCGCCCGAACGGCCAGCCTCCGAGGCGCCGCCCTGGACGCCATCCTGTCGCAGCTTCAGGGGCGCTCTGACAGGCTCGCAGAGCTGAAGGCTCGACCCATCGAGCCCGAACGCTGGGAGAAGCGCCCTACGGGGCAGTCAGTGGCCTCTAAGTGGGGTGCGGGGGACACGGCAGAGCGTCGGTTGCTCCTCTTGGAGTTCGGAGTCCAAGTGACTGTGGATCCGGCGTACGGAGCCCGTACGTGGCGCCCGGAGAGGGTCACTATTGCGGCGGCTCCGGACACCCTTACCTTGCGCGCGGAACTTGAGGCACTGGCCGACGACGCACTCTAG